Proteins from a single region of Bogoriella caseilytica:
- a CDS encoding BlaI/MecI/CopY family transcriptional regulator yields the protein MAMGNLETEVMAYLWAAKNPATVREVHDALTTDRNLAYTTVMTVMDRLAKKGVVVQEKAGRAYLYSPTKSREESVAELMLDALGATPDPGARVAALQHFVGQVGPAEAEAIRQALSAEAQPADGGAPAPSADPAGPAGTENS from the coding sequence ATGGCAATGGGTAACCTCGAAACAGAGGTGATGGCGTACCTCTGGGCGGCGAAGAATCCTGCCACCGTGCGTGAAGTCCACGATGCCCTGACCACCGACCGGAATCTCGCCTACACCACGGTGATGACCGTGATGGATCGGCTGGCGAAGAAGGGCGTGGTGGTCCAGGAGAAGGCAGGCCGGGCCTACCTCTACTCCCCCACCAAGAGCCGCGAGGAATCCGTCGCGGAGCTCATGCTGGATGCCCTCGGTGCCACGCCCGATCCGGGCGCCCGGGTGGCAGCGCTGCAGCACTTCGTCGGCCAGGTGGGCCCGGCCGAAGCCGAGGCGATCCGGCAGGCGTTGAGCGCAGAGGCCCAGCCGGCCGACGGCGGGGCCCCGGCGCCCTCCGCGGATCCTGCTGGGCCCGCCGGCACCGAGAACAGCTGA